A single genomic interval of Deinococcus yavapaiensis KR-236 harbors:
- a CDS encoding SDR family oxidoreductase, translating into MTQQGRLSGQVAIVTGASSGIGEATALALSAEGAGVVLVARREERLRELQSRIEAQGGRAEIVVADVADESQARLAVERAVGAFGRVDILVNNAGLMLLGPVTNADTTDWRRMIDVNLLGLMYATHAAVPHMKTQGNGHVVNISSVSGRGASPTSAGYSATKWGVGGFSEGLRQEVRLHGIRVTVIEPGVVATELTNHITHQETKTTYEGRISQMTTLESEDIAAAVLYAVTQPKRVNVNEILIRPLDQG; encoded by the coding sequence ATGACGCAGCAAGGAAGATTGAGCGGGCAAGTGGCGATCGTGACGGGCGCGTCGAGCGGCATCGGCGAGGCGACGGCCCTCGCGTTGAGCGCCGAGGGCGCGGGCGTCGTTCTCGTGGCGCGGCGCGAAGAGCGGCTGCGTGAACTGCAAAGCCGCATCGAGGCGCAAGGCGGGCGCGCCGAGATCGTCGTGGCGGACGTCGCGGACGAATCGCAAGCGAGGCTGGCGGTGGAGCGCGCCGTGGGCGCCTTCGGACGGGTGGACATCCTCGTGAACAACGCGGGCTTGATGCTGCTCGGGCCGGTCACGAACGCGGACACGACGGACTGGCGGCGCATGATCGACGTGAACCTCCTGGGCCTCATGTACGCCACGCACGCCGCCGTGCCCCACATGAAGACGCAAGGCAACGGGCACGTCGTGAACATCTCGTCTGTGTCGGGACGCGGCGCGAGCCCGACGTCCGCCGGGTACTCGGCCACGAAGTGGGGCGTCGGCGGATTCAGCGAAGGTCTGCGGCAGGAAGTGAGGCTGCACGGCATTCGCGTCACGGTGATCGAGCCGGGCGTCGTCGCGACCGAGTTGACGAACCACATCACGCACCAAGAGACGAAGACGACGTACGAGGGCCGGATCTCGCAGATGACGACGTTGGAATCCGAAGACATCGCCGCCGCCGTCTTGTACGCCGTGACGCAGCCCAAACGCGTGAACGTCAACGAAATCCTCATTCGCCCGCTCGACCAAGGCTGA